One region of Streptomyces capillispiralis genomic DNA includes:
- a CDS encoding histone-like nucleoid-structuring protein Lsr2, translating into MAQKVQVLLVDDLDGGEADETVTFALDGKTYEIDLTTSNADKLRGLLEPYVKGGRRTGGRASGGRGKARPSSGGSQDTAAIRAWAKENGYEVNDRGRVPASIREAYEKANG; encoded by the coding sequence GTGGCACAGAAGGTTCAGGTCCTTCTTGTCGACGACCTCGACGGTGGCGAGGCGGACGAGACCGTGACGTTCGCGTTGGACGGCAAGACGTACGAGATCGATCTCACCACCTCCAATGCGGACAAGCTCCGCGGCCTTCTCGAGCCTTACGTGAAGGGCGGTCGTCGTACCGGAGGCCGTGCTTCGGGCGGGCGCGGAAAGGCGCGTCCCTCTTCCGGCGGCAGCCAGGACACCGCGGCCATCCGCGCCTGGGCGAAGGAGAACGGTTACGAGGTCAACGACCGCGGCCGCGTTCCCGCGTCCATCCGCGAGGCCTACGAGAAGGCCAACGGCTGA
- a CDS encoding amino-acid N-acetyltransferase, which produces MSADSPEVTAKALTVRRARTSDVPAVRRLLDAYVRGGILLDKATVTLYEDIQEFWVAERDDNAEVVGCGALHVMWEDLAEVRTLAVKPGLKGAGVGHRLLEKLLETARWLGVRRVFCLTFEVDFFGKHGFVEIGETPVDTDVYAELLRSYDEGVAEFLGLERVKPNTLGNSRMLLHL; this is translated from the coding sequence ATGTCAGCAGACAGCCCCGAAGTCACCGCAAAAGCCCTCACCGTCCGACGGGCCCGCACCAGCGATGTCCCGGCGGTACGCCGCCTCCTTGACGCCTACGTCCGCGGGGGCATCCTGCTCGACAAAGCAACGGTGACGCTTTACGAGGACATCCAGGAGTTCTGGGTCGCGGAACGGGACGACAACGCCGAGGTCGTCGGCTGCGGCGCCCTGCACGTGATGTGGGAAGACCTGGCGGAAGTCCGCACTCTCGCCGTCAAGCCCGGTCTGAAGGGCGCCGGCGTCGGACACCGGTTGCTGGAGAAGTTGCTGGAGACCGCCCGCTGGCTCGGTGTTCGCCGCGTTTTCTGTCTGACCTTCGAAGTGGACTTCTTCGGCAAGCACGGCTTCGTGGAGATCGGTGAGACCCCCGTCGACACCGATGTGTACGCCGAGCTGCTGCGTTCCTATGACGAGGGCGTCGCGGAGTTCCTCGGTCTCGAACGAGTGAAACCGAACACCTTGGGCAACAGCCGGATGCTTCTGCATCTGTGA
- a CDS encoding BlaI/MecI/CopY family transcriptional regulator: MGELEDAVMTRVWKWNRPVTVREVLEDLQKERSIAYTTVMTVLDNLHQKGWVRREAEGRAYRYEAVSTRAAYAAALMNEAWSQSDNAAAALVAFFGMMSEEQRQALTDAMRVVQLPETPDENPGSAQDRSGR; encoded by the coding sequence TTGGGAGAACTCGAAGACGCGGTCATGACGCGGGTGTGGAAGTGGAACCGCCCGGTGACCGTTCGGGAAGTCCTGGAAGATCTCCAGAAGGAGCGGTCCATCGCCTACACCACGGTGATGACCGTTTTGGACAATCTCCATCAGAAGGGCTGGGTGCGCCGAGAGGCCGAAGGCCGGGCCTATCGATATGAGGCGGTCTCCACTCGCGCCGCCTACGCCGCCGCCCTGATGAACGAAGCGTGGTCGCAGAGCGACAACGCCGCTGCCGCTCTCGTGGCCTTCTTCGGGATGATGAGCGAGGAACAGCGCCAGGCCCTCACGGACGCGATGCGCGTCGTCCAGCTCCCGGAAACCCCGGACGAGAACCCCGGCTCCGCGCAGGACCGGAGTGGACGATAG
- a CDS encoding type III pantothenate kinase — protein sequence MLLTIDVGNTHTVLGLFDGEEIVEHWRISTDARRTADELAVLLQGLMGMHPLLGDELGDGIDGIAICATVPSVLHELREVTRRYYGDVPAVLVEPGVKTGVPIQFDNPKEVGADRIINAVAANELYGGPAIVVDFGTATTFDAVSARGEYVGGVIAPGIEISVEALGVKAAQLRKIEVARPRNVIGKNTVAAMQSGIVYGFAGQVDGVVNRMARELADDPDDVTVIATGGLAPTVLGESSVIDEHEPWLTLIGLRLVYERNVSRP from the coding sequence ATGCTGCTGACCATCGACGTAGGAAACACGCACACGGTCCTCGGCCTGTTCGACGGCGAGGAGATCGTCGAGCACTGGCGCATCTCCACGGACGCGCGCCGCACGGCCGACGAGCTCGCGGTCCTCCTCCAGGGCCTCATGGGCATGCACCCGCTCCTCGGCGACGAGCTGGGCGACGGCATCGACGGCATCGCCATCTGCGCGACCGTCCCCTCGGTGCTGCACGAACTGCGCGAGGTCACCCGCCGCTACTACGGCGACGTCCCCGCGGTCCTCGTCGAGCCGGGCGTCAAGACGGGCGTCCCAATCCAGTTCGACAACCCCAAGGAGGTCGGCGCCGACCGGATCATCAACGCGGTCGCGGCGAACGAGCTGTACGGCGGCCCGGCGATCGTCGTCGACTTCGGCACGGCGACCACCTTCGACGCGGTCTCCGCGCGGGGCGAGTACGTCGGCGGGGTCATCGCGCCCGGCATCGAGATCTCGGTGGAGGCCCTCGGGGTCAAGGCCGCCCAGCTGCGGAAGATCGAGGTGGCCCGGCCCCGGAACGTGATCGGCAAGAACACCGTCGCGGCCATGCAGTCGGGCATCGTGTACGGCTTCGCCGGCCAGGTGGACGGCGTCGTCAACCGCATGGCCCGCGAACTCGCGGACGACCCCGACGACGTGACCGTCATCGCGACGGGTGGGCTGGCGCCGACGGTCCTGGGCGAGAGCTCGGTCATCGACGAACACGAGCCCTGGCTGACCCTGATCGGCCTGCGCCTGGTGTACGAGCGGAACGTGTCCCGGCCGTAG
- the nadC gene encoding carboxylating nicotinate-nucleotide diphosphorylase produces the protein MTTPDLPLAPSGGCGDGCACGADEETYLECGLDPALAQLLADAGLDPVEVEDIANVALQEDLAHGVDVTTVATIPEDAVATADFTAREAGTVAGLRIAEAVLSVVCAEELEVERHAEDGDRVEAGQTLLSVTTRTRDILTAERSALNLLCRLSGIATATRAWADVLEGTGARVRDTRKTTPGLRSLEKFAVRCGGGVNHRMSLSDAALVKDNHVVAAGGVAAAFNAVRERFPDVPIEVEVDTLHQLREVLDAGADLILLDNFTPGECEEAVALVDGRAALEASGRLTLANAKAYADTGVDYLAVGALTHSSPILDIGLDLRAAE, from the coding sequence GTGACCACCCCCGACCTTCCCCTCGCCCCCTCCGGTGGCTGCGGCGACGGCTGCGCCTGCGGCGCCGACGAGGAGACCTATCTGGAGTGCGGCCTCGACCCCGCACTCGCGCAGCTCCTGGCCGACGCGGGCCTCGACCCCGTGGAGGTCGAGGACATCGCCAACGTCGCCCTCCAGGAGGACCTGGCCCACGGAGTGGACGTGACGACGGTCGCGACCATCCCGGAGGACGCCGTGGCCACCGCCGACTTCACCGCGCGGGAGGCGGGCACCGTGGCGGGCCTGAGGATCGCCGAGGCGGTCCTGTCGGTCGTCTGCGCGGAGGAACTGGAGGTCGAGCGCCACGCGGAGGACGGCGACCGCGTGGAGGCGGGCCAGACCCTGCTCTCCGTCACCACCCGCACCCGCGACATCCTCACCGCCGAGCGCAGCGCGCTGAACCTCCTGTGCCGCCTGTCGGGCATCGCGACGGCCACGCGCGCGTGGGCGGACGTCCTCGAAGGCACCGGGGCGCGGGTCCGCGACACCCGCAAGACCACCCCCGGCCTGCGCAGCCTGGAGAAGTTCGCGGTGCGCTGCGGCGGCGGCGTCAACCACCGCATGTCCCTGTCGGACGCGGCCCTGGTCAAGGACAACCACGTGGTGGCCGCCGGCGGCGTCGCCGCGGCCTTCAACGCCGTCCGCGAACGCTTCCCCGACGTCCCGATCGAGGTCGAGGTCGACACCCTGCACCAGCTCCGCGAGGTCCTGGACGCGGGCGCGGACCTGATCCTGCTGGACAACTTCACGCCGGGCGAGTGCGAGGAGGCGGTGGCCCTCGTCGACGGCCGCGCCGCCCTGGAGGCCTCCGGCCGCCTCACCCTCGCCAACGCCAAGGCGTACGCGGACACGGGCGTCGACTACCTGGCGGTGGGGGCGCTCACCCACTCCTCGCCGATCCTCGACATCGGCCTCGACCTGCGAGCGGCGGAGTAG